The Photobacterium sp. TY1-4 DNA window CTCTTCCCGGCTCAGATATATCCCATATTCTACCGCCACCGAAGACCATGACGCTTCCACCACCCGGCTCGAGTCAATCACCACCCCATCCATATCAAACATCACTGCAGCAAATTTCATCCGTATCCCCACTCTGGCATTGATTAGGATTGCGATTAGACCATGGGGTACATGTCTTTTATAATGACATTTCATCATGGCTAGATAACCGGACGTTATGAACTTAGAAAGCGGATATTTAAGGGCGTTTGTTTCTCTGGCCAAATCGAAAAGCTATACCAAATCGGCCCATGAACTTCATATTACCCAGCCGGCGCTGACCAAGAAAATTAAGACCCTGGAACAGACCGTTGGCGCGGCGTTATTTATCCGACATCAAACCGGCACCCAATTAAGCCAGTCCGGGACGTATTTATTTCCCCTCGCCGAAGAAATTGTCCGGAAACTGGAAAACCTCGAGGAGCGGGCCGCAGAAATTGCACAGGGGATGACCGGAAAAATAGCCATCGGTTTTGGTATTTCGACGTATCGCCTGGTCCCTGATTTAATCAAACATTACCAGGCGCACCGTCCCCAGACGAAAATTTCGTTGCGCGACATTGCCTCCAGGCAGCAATTTCTATTGCTCGAATCCGGGGAGCTGCAAGTCGGGTTTACCCGGGTCCCGGACAATACCCAAAAGCTCTCCTATCACCCCATCACTACCGATCAATTGGTGTTAATCAAACCAAAACATGCAGCACGCCACAATGCAGAAAATCATCTCAGCGAGTTGACGCTTCTCCAACTCACCGATGAACACTGCCCGGGCATTACCCGGCAAGTTGAGCTGTTTCTACAGCAGACGCCCTGTACCCTGCATAAAGAGTATCAGGACATTCAGACGATTATTGCGCTGGTCTCCGCCGGTCTGGGATATTCAATCTTACCCCGAAGTGCCCTCCATGTGGCCGACGACCGGATCGACTACGCGCCGTTACATGGTGCCTTCGCCAGCTGGGATATTTGCATGACCTGGAATCAGGCCATCACCGACCCCGTCAGGGACGATTTCATCCAGGCGGCTTTACACCGGCTCCAACTGCCCCGACTTTGTTGAATTTGTCGCCAATCGAACCGGGTATGCTTGCTGTACCAACCGAGACAAACGCCGTATTGCTGGCCCCTGGCCTGATCCAAGCCCGTGGCAGAAAAATTACGCTTGTCCCCAGCCAGCAGGGAACTCCGCCGCCCAATTACAGTCAGTACCATCATAGACGCGACATCACCTCACAAAACAGCAACAAATCCTTGTCACGCTATAGAAATTTCGCAAGCAGGTTTCATAATATGAACCCTGTTTTTCATCTAAGACAGACATTGAGTCACTAAGGTAGGAAACCAATATGACATGGCAACTCTCTGAGCTTCTCCCCGTCCTTTCAGGACATGAAGGCTGGCTGGTTCGTCAACACGAACAAGCCATTGTGATCCAAAATGAAGATAACATTGAAGCCTACCTGGCGGTGGCGGGTGAGCAAATCCTGGTTGAGGTGCTGCTATTCCCTCAACAGCAGGTTCGGGACGTCGCCGCGCTCAACGAGCACGTTTTACGCACCCACAAAATGTTCCCGCTCTCGACCATCGGGATCAATGAAATTGACGGCGACAGCTACTACGTCGCTTTCGGCTCGCTGTCTTCCCAGTCCAAGCAGGAAAGTATCCTGATTGAAGTCGCGACGCTGTTCCGCAATGTCGAAGCCTTTATTGACCTGTACCAGGAATATCTGATGGAGCGTGCCTCATGAGTGTATGGAAAAAACTGTTTACCGCCATCAAGGGTGGTGCCAACGAAGCGGCTGAGAGCATCGCTGACAACCAGGCCCTGCGGATCCTGGATCAGGAGATCCGCGAAGCGAAGCAGGAACTGCGCCGCTCGGATGAAGCCCTGGTCGGGATCGTCGCCAAACGCAAGCTGACCCAACAGAAAGTCGAAGCGCTGGATAACGGCATCGGTGAATATGAAGGCCATGCTCGCGCTGCCATGGAAAAGGGCCAACAGGATCTGGCGCTGGAATGTGCTCAGAAGGTTGCCGACCTGAGAAACGAGCAACAGACTGAGCAAAGCTACCTGGATCAGTTTATCGCCTCCGAGCAGAGCATGCGAACCAACATCGCGCAGGCAAAAGATAAACTGCGTCAGTTGGAGCAGCAAGTTGATGTCGTCAAGGCCAACGAAGCGGTTCAGAAAGCTCAATCTGCCGTGTCGGCCACCAATGTGGGTGCCAATGCCAAAATGCATACCGCGGTTGAATCCCTGGAGCGCATCAAACAGCGCCAGGCAGAAAAATCCGCGCAACTCGAAGCCGCTGCTGAAATGGCCGAAGCCCAGTCCGGCAGCAGCCTGGATAAAAAACTGGCTGAAGCCGGGATCGGATCCGCTCCAAAAGCTTCTGCCCAGGATGAGCTATCCCGCATTCTCGGAAAGACCAACGGATAAACAGACGTGAATGTTCGTTGCATGCCCGCGCCTCTTGACGCACCACCAGCCCCTCGCACTTGTTAACCGGGAGATTCCGCCGTGTCTTTATGGATCTTATTTCGCCAGTGGGCGGTGAAAAACCTCTCGGCTCTCAACAGCAAGAACCTGTTGCTGATCCTGCTGGGATATGTCGTGCTGAGCTGGCTGCTGCTCAAACTGGCGGGCGAGCATGCAATGACCGACTCGTTCACCAACTACATCTATTACCTGTTCGTGACGGCCTCAACCGTTGGTTACGGCGATATGTCGCCGGCCACCTCGGCCGGGAAATGGATTGTGTCCTTGCTGGTGATCCCCGGCGGCCTCGGCGTTTTTGCCGTCGGGGTTGGCCGGGTCGCCAGCTTGTTTCTTCAATACTGGAAAAGCGGTTTGCAGGGAAAACGGAGCGTTAACGTGAAAAACCATATTTTAGTGCTGGGCTGGAATGAGCAACGCACCCTGCATCTGATCAAAATGTTGCAACATGAAGAAAGCGGCCGCCGCCCAATCGTCCTGTGTGTGCGCCCTGAGATTGAAAATCCGCTGCCGGGCGAAATCGAGTTTGTCCGGGTGGGCAGCTTTACCGATCAGGAAGGCATGGCCAGAGCCTCGGTGGAAGAAGCCAGCTGCATCTTGATCGACAACCCGGAAGATGACATCACGCTCTCAGCGGCACTGTTCTGCGCCAGTAAAAACCCGCAAGCCCATTTGCTGGCCTACTTCAAAGATGAAGGCCTCGGCCTGTTGCTCAAGCAACATTGTCCGAATGCCGAGTGCATTCCGTCGGTTGCCGTGGAAATGCTGGCCAAAGCTGCCGTTGATCCGGGCTCAAGCGAGCTGCACCACGAACTACTCAGCACCACCCAGGGGATGACACAGTATTCCGTGCATTACCCGCAAGATGCCGAAGCCACCACCATCGACGCCCTGTTCAGCACCTTTAAGCAACGCTACGATGCCACGCTGATCGGGATTGACTGCGGCCAGGGTGTGGAACTCAACCCGGCGCTGAACAAAGCGGTTCAGCCCGGCTGTAAACTGTTTTATATCTCAGATGAGCGCATCACTGATTTTCAATGGTAGCCCTTTCGACTTTCCATATTTCACCCGGAAAACCAGCGGTGCCATCGCGCTGAGGAGCATATATGTTTAATTGGTTTAAAAAGAAAAATGTCGAACCCCAACAACCGGATGCCCCGGAAATCCTCGGACTCCGGCTGGGCGGCGCCTTCGAACTGGATGACTTGAAACTGCGCCTGATCGAGCCCGATTTGATTATCGAAGGCGCGGCGCGCACCCAACTGATCAAAGCCGTCGGGGAAGTGCTCCTGGATGAGCAAACCCGCCTGCTGCGCTACTACACCGACGATGACGGCTTTGTCCAGGTCCTCACCCATGGCACCGGCGACAGTGACGTCAGCGAGGTCAAGCTCTATTACTTCTACGACAGCAAACCAATCGATACCGACACCGCCTGGGAGCATCTGCTCAATGACCAGTTGGTTCAGCCGCACTGGGAACTGGAAGGCCACACCTTTGATAAAGTGTGGGAGAACACCCGCCCCGTGGTCATGACCGAAAAAACCTGGCAGGAAAACGGCACCATCACCGAGACCGACCAGTTCGTCATGATCTACGACCGCAGCATCGGCAACGATATCTTCGAGTCCCTGTTTGTGGCCGGTGAAGAGAAAATTATTCATCACCGGGCGGAAAGAGCACTGGTGCTCAGCACCGGCATGAATCTGACCCCGACCGATTTTAAACTGATTGGCTAAATCGCCAAGACAACTCAACTAGGAAGTCACATGGAAACACTCACGCAATCTTTGGCCGGCCTTGGCGCCTTTTTACTGTATTTTACCCTGTCTCTGGCCTTTCTCATGCTGTTCAAAGTGGTCTACGTCCGCTTCACCCCGCATGATGAGTGGAAATTGGTCAAAGAAGGCCAGAACATTGCGGCCGCCATCGGCCTGTCCGGTTCGATCATCGGCTACTGCCTGGCGATTGCCGGGGCAGCCAGCAACTCCGTCAACCTGCTGGACTTCGCGCTCTGGGGGATTGTCGCCTTGTTCGCCCAGTTGATTGCTTTCTATCTGCTGCGGTTTGGCTTCATGCCGCGTATTGTTGAGCGTATCGAAGCCGGTGAAATCCCGGCCGGGATTGTCATGGCCGCCACATCGATTTCCGTCGGGCTGCTCAACGCTGCCTGTATGACCTACTAGGAGATCGGCATGAAACGAAGCAAACAGGTCGTTTTGCCGAGCATGCGCAAGCTCGGCATGCAAACAAACTGGCGTGTGGGGCGTGCCGCACCGGTCACGGTCGCCTTTGCCGGCGCCATGTTATCCGGGTGTAGTGACAGCGAGAAAGATGCGACGATTTATCAGAGCCTGACTGACTGCGTCAATGATAACCCCAACTACAGCCAGGAGTGCCGGGCAGCGTATCAGTTCGCCCTGGAAGAAGCGGCCCGCACCGCACCCAAATACCGCACTGAATATGACTGTAGCGCTGAGTTCGGAGTCAATGCCTGTATTGAGACGCCGAATGATAATAACTGGTTTATGCCGGCCATGGCTGGGTTTATGTTCAGCCGCCTGATCGATAGTGATCGCCGATATTATTCCCAGCCGATGTTCCGGTCTTACTATCCCGGCAGTATTTTCTACGATCGCTGGACCACGGCAGACGGCTACGACTATGGCCGCAGCAGTTACCGCAAAACCAAGGTTCGGGTCTCGCAGGACCACATGAAGCCCAAACCGACGGTCAGCCGCACCATCTCGCGCGGTGGCTTCGGCTCCACCGTCTCGGCCAAATCCAGCTGGAGCCGCTCTTCCTCCGGCGGCAGCAAAAGCTGGGGCGGCTGACAGACCAGCCAGCCAACCCAACACGGCCAGCATGATTACTGGCCGTGTTTTATGGCATAGTTAGATCGCCGCCCTGAGCGCTTAATTGCCCTTCGGCGCAAACGGATCGCTGAAAATCGGATTACTCAGGAAGGTTTCGTCCGTCAGAGTCATGAGAAAAGCCACTAGCGCCTCTTTCTCCTCCTGGGTCAGATTCATTTTCACCGGCGGTCCGTTGGTACGGCCCCCCTGGCGTAAATCCGGACTGAGATTGGGATGGGACTGCACACCGCTGTTATAGAACTCCACCACCTCCATCAGGGTCGCAAAGCGGCCGTCATGCATATAGGGTGCGCCGACTTCGACATTTCGCAGCGAGGGTGATTTGAAGAACCCGCCACCGGCCCCCGCATCCTGACTATTATCCGCATCCAGGCCATTCACATGAGAGCGATCCAGGGTATGCGCCGAAGTCTGGTGACATTCAATGCAGCCCAGCGAGGCACTGTTACCGACGGGAAACCCGGAGAATAGCTGATGGCCCAGCATCTCCTGCTCGGTAAAGACAGCGGCAAAGTCCGGGTCATTCCACGCCCCGGCCGCAAACGCCTGATCGAATTTCGACTGGTAGGAAACCATCGTCCGGACAAACTGGGCCATGGCCAGGGCGATGCGTTCGCTGGTGATCGCCTCATCGCCGAAGGCCTGTTCAAACAGTTTCGGATAAAAACTGGTGAGCCCCAGTTTGACTTCCAGATCGAACAGGTTCATCCCCATTTCGACCGGATCCTGGATTGGCATCAGCACCTGCGCTTCCAGGGTATCGGCGCGTTCATCCCAGAAAAACTTGCCGGATTTGTAATACGCGGCATTGGTCAGGCTCATGGAATGGCGCCCGGTTTTCCCACCGTCAAACCCGGTACTCAGTTTGGCCGGATCGGTAAACCCATGCTGTTGCTGATGGCAAGACGCGCAGGAGACCGCATCATTCGCCGACAAACGGACATCATAAAACAGCATTCGGCCCAGATTGGCACCGGCATTGGTGACCCGGTTGGAGAACGGCGTGTTGTCCTGAGAGCGGACATCACCAAACGGCGAGGTAGTCGCCGTATAATAGCGCGGCTGCGCCATCAGATAGGCTTCATAATCGGGTATTTCGGCGACAGCTGGCAACGGCAGCCCATCGATATCAACCCGCGGCTCCGGCGGCGTCTCCTCCGCCGGTGGTGTCTCCGGTTCAGGGTCAGACGCAGGCGGACTTTCCGCTCCCGGCCCGGCCTCTTCGCCCACCACACTATTATCAACAGTCACTTCATCAACACCGGTATTGTCCCGGCATGACACCGCAGAGGTCAGCACGACGGCCAACAGCACCCACTCAGAAGTATTCATCAGAAACACTCCTACCTAGCCAAATTATATTTTTATTATGTATGGGTTGTTAGACAGAAAGCCTACGCCCCGTTGTACAAACTCTAGCAGGGGGTTGGGTGTCTCAATTCTGACTCATGAGAGGACGCACGACCGGGATCAGCAGAGTTCAGCGTCAGATCAGGGTGATATGTGGCAGGCGAATCGCCGATAAAAGAGCGGCGTGGCAGGAAATCAGGCTGAACGGCCCAGCCTACACCTTGGTATTGAGCAGCGTGCCGGTCATCTCGTTAGACCGCTGGAGCACATTGGCACCGGCCTGGTTATACAGCTTGGCCTGAAGCAAATCCACCGCGGCATTCACCGGATCGGGACGTTGGCCTGAAGCGCTGTGTTCGGCAGCAGATGTCTGAGACATTGCGGGATTTGCCAGTGCGCGAGTGTTGCTTGATGCACCAGAGTTGGCAGATGCGCCAGGGTTGGTCGATGCACCAGAGTTGGCAGATTGCGCCGCCGGCAGACTGGCATCATGGATATTTCGGGCTGCCGAATTGGCCATGCCTTGCGCCTGGTTCAGCAACTGAACCCCGGCGTGGTGCGCGGAAATCGTCATGGACGGTCCTTGTCTTACCGGTCAATGAAAAGAGTGTTCATGATGAGCCAGCGTCCGGGCATTGTCAAATCGCCCGTTCCAATAAACGATTCAGGTTAAAGGCTTTCTCCCAGCTCAATCTGATACCCCAAATCGATCCGGGCCGGCCAGTCGGTTTGCCCTTTCAAGCGCGCCAGCAACTGCTCGGCAGCCACCTTGCCGATTTGCTCCCGGGGTGTCACCACCGTGGCTAACCGTGGCAGCATAGTCTGACTGATATCATGACCGTGGAAACCGGCAATCGCAATCTTCCCAGGAACTGCAATGCCCCGGCGCTGGCATTCAAAGACGGCGCCAATGGCCAGATCATCATTGGTA harbors:
- a CDS encoding YjfI family protein; its protein translation is MTWQLSELLPVLSGHEGWLVRQHEQAIVIQNEDNIEAYLAVAGEQILVEVLLFPQQQVRDVAALNEHVLRTHKMFPLSTIGINEIDGDSYYVAFGSLSSQSKQESILIEVATLFRNVEAFIDLYQEYLMERAS
- a CDS encoding cytochrome-c peroxidase → MNTSEWVLLAVVLTSAVSCRDNTGVDEVTVDNSVVGEEAGPGAESPPASDPEPETPPAEETPPEPRVDIDGLPLPAVAEIPDYEAYLMAQPRYYTATTSPFGDVRSQDNTPFSNRVTNAGANLGRMLFYDVRLSANDAVSCASCHQQQHGFTDPAKLSTGFDGGKTGRHSMSLTNAAYYKSGKFFWDERADTLEAQVLMPIQDPVEMGMNLFDLEVKLGLTSFYPKLFEQAFGDEAITSERIALAMAQFVRTMVSYQSKFDQAFAAGAWNDPDFAAVFTEQEMLGHQLFSGFPVGNSASLGCIECHQTSAHTLDRSHVNGLDADNSQDAGAGGGFFKSPSLRNVEVGAPYMHDGRFATLMEVVEFYNSGVQSHPNLSPDLRQGGRTNGPPVKMNLTQEEKEALVAFLMTLTDETFLSNPIFSDPFAPKGN
- a CDS encoding potassium channel protein, whose product is MSLWILFRQWAVKNLSALNSKNLLLILLGYVVLSWLLLKLAGEHAMTDSFTNYIYYLFVTASTVGYGDMSPATSAGKWIVSLLVIPGGLGVFAVGVGRVASLFLQYWKSGLQGKRSVNVKNHILVLGWNEQRTLHLIKMLQHEESGRRPIVLCVRPEIENPLPGEIEFVRVGSFTDQEGMARASVEEASCILIDNPEDDITLSAALFCASKNPQAHLLAYFKDEGLGLLLKQHCPNAECIPSVAVEMLAKAAVDPGSSELHHELLSTTQGMTQYSVHYPQDAEATTIDALFSTFKQRYDATLIGIDCGQGVELNPALNKAVQPGCKLFYISDERITDFQW
- a CDS encoding DUF350 domain-containing protein, producing METLTQSLAGLGAFLLYFTLSLAFLMLFKVVYVRFTPHDEWKLVKEGQNIAAAIGLSGSIIGYCLAIAGAASNSVNLLDFALWGIVALFAQLIAFYLLRFGFMPRIVERIEAGEIPAGIVMAATSISVGLLNAACMTY
- a CDS encoding LysR family transcriptional regulator, with protein sequence MNLESGYLRAFVSLAKSKSYTKSAHELHITQPALTKKIKTLEQTVGAALFIRHQTGTQLSQSGTYLFPLAEEIVRKLENLEERAAEIAQGMTGKIAIGFGISTYRLVPDLIKHYQAHRPQTKISLRDIASRQQFLLLESGELQVGFTRVPDNTQKLSYHPITTDQLVLIKPKHAARHNAENHLSELTLLQLTDEHCPGITRQVELFLQQTPCTLHKEYQDIQTIIALVSAGLGYSILPRSALHVADDRIDYAPLHGAFASWDICMTWNQAITDPVRDDFIQAALHRLQLPRLC
- a CDS encoding PspA/IM30 family protein; this encodes MSVWKKLFTAIKGGANEAAESIADNQALRILDQEIREAKQELRRSDEALVGIVAKRKLTQQKVEALDNGIGEYEGHARAAMEKGQQDLALECAQKVADLRNEQQTEQSYLDQFIASEQSMRTNIAQAKDKLRQLEQQVDVVKANEAVQKAQSAVSATNVGANAKMHTAVESLERIKQRQAEKSAQLEAAAEMAEAQSGSSLDKKLAEAGIGSAPKASAQDELSRILGKTNG
- a CDS encoding YjfK family protein, with translation MFNWFKKKNVEPQQPDAPEILGLRLGGAFELDDLKLRLIEPDLIIEGAARTQLIKAVGEVLLDEQTRLLRYYTDDDGFVQVLTHGTGDSDVSEVKLYYFYDSKPIDTDTAWEHLLNDQLVQPHWELEGHTFDKVWENTRPVVMTEKTWQENGTITETDQFVMIYDRSIGNDIFESLFVAGEEKIIHHRAERALVLSTGMNLTPTDFKLIG
- a CDS encoding DUF1190 family protein, encoding MKRSKQVVLPSMRKLGMQTNWRVGRAAPVTVAFAGAMLSGCSDSEKDATIYQSLTDCVNDNPNYSQECRAAYQFALEEAARTAPKYRTEYDCSAEFGVNACIETPNDNNWFMPAMAGFMFSRLIDSDRRYYSQPMFRSYYPGSIFYDRWTTADGYDYGRSSYRKTKVRVSQDHMKPKPTVSRTISRGGFGSTVSAKSSWSRSSSGGSKSWGG